A portion of the Pseudarthrobacter defluvii genome contains these proteins:
- a CDS encoding oxidoreductase, with translation MSQPVVFVTGASTGIGFEAARRLAAHGFTVYAGARRVEKMEPLRADGVRILPLDVTDDASMGAAVGEILAAHGRIDVLVNNAGYGSYGSLEEVALAEGRRQFEVNLFGLARMTQLVLPAMRAAGRGRIINISSIGGKMYEPLGAWYHATKFAVEGLSDSLRVEVKPHGIDVSIIEPGGTQSEWGAISAEGLLANSGSGPYAAQAKVVAAALASTDGSAMSSHPEVIAEAIVHAASSKRPRTRYPVGRGARAILLLRRLLPDRAFDVVLWTIYRRFPG, from the coding sequence ATGAGCCAGCCCGTCGTCTTTGTCACCGGTGCGTCCACAGGAATCGGCTTTGAGGCCGCAAGGAGGCTCGCGGCCCACGGCTTTACGGTCTACGCCGGCGCCCGCCGGGTGGAGAAAATGGAGCCGCTCAGGGCTGACGGCGTCCGGATCCTGCCGCTGGATGTGACCGATGACGCCTCAATGGGTGCGGCGGTGGGGGAGATCCTTGCAGCCCACGGCAGGATCGACGTGTTGGTCAACAACGCCGGTTACGGGTCCTATGGCTCGCTGGAGGAAGTGGCGCTTGCCGAGGGCCGGCGGCAGTTCGAGGTCAACCTTTTCGGGCTGGCCCGGATGACGCAGCTCGTGCTGCCGGCCATGCGTGCCGCCGGCAGGGGCCGGATCATCAATATCTCTTCGATCGGCGGAAAGATGTACGAGCCGCTGGGCGCCTGGTACCACGCCACGAAGTTCGCTGTGGAGGGTCTCAGCGATTCGCTCCGGGTGGAGGTCAAGCCCCACGGCATCGACGTCTCCATCATCGAACCGGGCGGCACCCAGTCTGAATGGGGCGCCATCTCGGCCGAGGGCCTGTTGGCCAATTCGGGTTCGGGTCCATATGCGGCGCAGGCCAAGGTGGTGGCAGCCGCGCTGGCCTCCACTGACGGTTCGGCAATGTCCTCGCATCCAGAAGTCATTGCGGAGGCGATCGTCCACGCTGCCAGCTCGAAGCGGCCAAGGACCCGGTACCCGGTGGGCAGGGGCGCCCGGGCCATCCTGCTGCTGCGCCGGCTGCTGCCGGACCGTGCCTTCGATGTCGTTCTGTGGACTATCTACCGGCGTTTCCCCGGCTAG
- the gndA gene encoding NADP-dependent phosphogluconate dehydrogenase, with product MSAHIGVTGLAVMGANLARNLARNGFTVALHNRSVEKTDALLEKHGSEGDFIRTETLQELVDSLEKPRRVLIMVKAGKPVDSVIEQLEPLLEPGDIIIDAGNSHYEDTRRREAALAKKDLHFVGVGVSGGEEGALNGPSIMPGGSKESYKALGPLLEKISAKVDGEPCCAWIGTDGAGHFVKMVHNGIEYADMQVIGEAFDLLRSGAGIEPAEQAKIFSDWNKGELSSFLIEISAEVLGHVDAKTGKPFVDVVVDAAGQKGTGRWTVISALELGSPVSGIAESVFARALSSQAAQRKLGQELLAGNEATVEIPETFVEDVRQALYASKLVSYAQGLDMLTSAAKEYGWDLKLDEIASLWRAGCIIRAELLKDITKAYAADEKPANLLFAPAFTKAIADALPAWRRVVATAVQLGIPVPVFSSSLAYYDGLRRKRVAAALIQGQRDLFGAHTYGRIDTEGTFHTLWGEDKSEVEAVDTH from the coding sequence ATGTCTGCACACATCGGTGTCACCGGCCTCGCCGTCATGGGCGCCAACCTGGCCCGTAACCTGGCCCGCAACGGGTTCACGGTTGCCCTGCACAACAGGTCGGTGGAGAAGACGGACGCGCTGCTGGAAAAGCACGGTTCGGAGGGTGACTTCATCCGGACCGAGACCCTGCAGGAACTGGTTGACTCCCTGGAGAAGCCCCGCCGCGTGCTCATCATGGTCAAGGCCGGCAAGCCCGTGGACTCCGTCATCGAGCAGCTGGAGCCGCTTCTGGAGCCGGGCGACATCATCATCGACGCCGGCAACTCCCACTACGAGGACACCCGCCGACGGGAAGCGGCGTTGGCCAAGAAGGACCTGCACTTCGTGGGCGTCGGCGTGTCCGGCGGCGAGGAGGGCGCACTGAACGGCCCGTCCATCATGCCCGGCGGCTCCAAGGAGTCCTACAAGGCCCTTGGCCCGCTGCTGGAAAAGATCTCCGCAAAGGTCGACGGCGAGCCCTGCTGCGCGTGGATCGGCACCGACGGTGCGGGGCACTTCGTCAAAATGGTCCACAACGGCATTGAGTACGCCGACATGCAGGTCATCGGCGAGGCCTTCGACCTGCTGCGTTCCGGTGCCGGCATCGAGCCAGCCGAGCAGGCAAAGATCTTCTCCGACTGGAACAAGGGCGAGCTGTCCTCCTTCCTGATCGAGATCTCCGCTGAGGTCCTGGGCCACGTGGACGCCAAGACCGGCAAGCCGTTCGTCGACGTCGTCGTTGATGCCGCCGGCCAGAAGGGCACCGGCCGCTGGACCGTTATCTCTGCACTGGAACTTGGCTCGCCGGTGTCCGGCATCGCCGAATCCGTATTCGCCCGCGCCCTCTCCTCCCAGGCCGCACAGCGCAAGCTGGGCCAGGAACTGCTGGCGGGCAACGAGGCCACCGTCGAGATCCCGGAGACGTTCGTCGAGGACGTCCGCCAGGCCCTCTACGCCTCCAAGCTGGTCTCCTACGCCCAGGGACTGGACATGCTGACCTCCGCCGCCAAGGAGTACGGCTGGGACCTGAAGCTGGACGAAATCGCGTCACTGTGGCGCGCAGGCTGCATAATCCGCGCCGAACTCCTCAAGGACATCACCAAGGCCTACGCCGCTGATGAGAAGCCTGCCAACCTGCTGTTCGCCCCGGCGTTCACCAAGGCCATTGCCGATGCACTGCCGGCCTGGCGCCGCGTCGTTGCCACGGCCGTCCAGCTCGGCATCCCGGTTCCGGTGTTCTCCTCTTCGCTCGCCTACTACGACGGCCTGCGCCGCAAGCGCGTAGCCGCCGCCCTCATCCAGGGCCAGCGTGACCTGTTCGGTGCCCACACCTACGGGCGAATCGACACCGAAGGCACCTTCCACACCCTGTGGGGCGAGGACAAGTCCGAGGTTGAAGCGGTGGACACGCACTAG
- a CDS encoding FadR/GntR family transcriptional regulator — protein sequence MTSSLHHRAIENLGTRIISGDLPAGHVMLAEQLEDELKVSRSVIREAVRVLQSLGLVETTKRVGIRVLPASRWNPFDPQVIRWRLASDARGAQLRSLAELRAAVEPAAAELAAQNAPAPLRMELVDVAREMREAGNNGEVARFLELDIRFHSLLLSGSGNEMFANLMGQVAETLTGRTVHGLMPDHPHQAALQWHEDVAEAIARGDAAAAREASDRIMRRTMSQMADTWTQQPRVFIPVRQ from the coding sequence ATGACCAGCAGCCTCCACCACCGTGCCATCGAAAACCTTGGCACCCGGATTATCTCGGGGGACCTCCCTGCCGGCCACGTCATGCTCGCCGAGCAACTCGAGGATGAACTGAAGGTTTCCCGCTCGGTAATCCGGGAAGCCGTCAGGGTCCTGCAGTCGCTGGGGCTGGTGGAAACCACCAAGCGGGTAGGCATTCGGGTGTTGCCGGCCAGCCGCTGGAATCCCTTCGACCCGCAGGTGATTCGGTGGCGGCTGGCCAGCGACGCCCGCGGTGCGCAGTTGCGCTCCCTTGCGGAACTGCGGGCCGCGGTGGAACCGGCGGCTGCCGAACTGGCAGCACAGAACGCCCCGGCGCCGTTGCGGATGGAGCTCGTGGATGTTGCCCGCGAGATGCGGGAGGCCGGGAACAATGGGGAGGTTGCCCGCTTCCTGGAACTGGATATCCGGTTCCACTCGCTGCTGCTGTCGGGTTCGGGCAACGAGATGTTCGCCAACCTCATGGGTCAGGTTGCCGAAACGTTGACGGGCCGTACTGTCCATGGCCTGATGCCGGACCACCCACACCAGGCCGCGCTGCAGTGGCATGAGGACGTGGCGGAGGCGATTGCCAGGGGCGATGCCGCAGCCGCCCGCGAAGCGTCCGACCGGATCATGCGGCGCACAATGTCCCAGATGGCCGATACCTGGACGCAGCAGCCACGGGTGTTCATCCCCGTCCGGCAATGA
- a CDS encoding NAD-dependent protein deacetylase — MPGQRRGTGLTGFASMPPVPPGPPSGEELEVFVRIRDLLAGAPFALLTGAGLSTDSGIPDYRGPDSPPRSPMTYQEFVRHADNRRRYWARNHIGWSHMRHAGPNQGHYSAAELERRGYLTGLITQNVDRLHQDAGSSNVVDLHGRYDQVICLDCGRTYSRRLLAGVFEELNPDFLERAAATGLVEMAPDADATVEDQALIDSFVVAVCPACGGTLKPDFVYFGENVPKDRVERSYAMVDQAAALLVAGSSLTVMSGLRFVRHAAKEDKPVVIINRGATRGDDKATIKLEAGVSQALQYLAAELPSL; from the coding sequence ATGCCTGGGCAGCGGCGGGGGACGGGTCTTACCGGCTTTGCCAGCATGCCGCCGGTGCCCCCTGGACCGCCATCCGGGGAGGAACTGGAGGTGTTTGTTCGGATCCGCGACCTGCTCGCCGGCGCCCCGTTCGCGCTGCTGACGGGTGCCGGGCTCAGTACCGACTCCGGCATCCCGGATTACCGTGGTCCGGACTCGCCGCCCCGGTCGCCCATGACCTACCAGGAATTCGTCCGCCACGCAGACAACCGGCGGCGTTACTGGGCCAGGAACCACATCGGATGGTCGCACATGCGGCACGCGGGCCCCAACCAGGGCCACTACTCCGCCGCCGAACTGGAACGGCGCGGCTACCTCACCGGCCTGATCACCCAGAATGTTGACCGGCTGCACCAGGACGCGGGCAGCTCCAACGTCGTCGATCTCCATGGCAGGTATGACCAGGTAATCTGCCTTGACTGCGGGCGTACCTACTCGCGGCGGCTCCTCGCTGGTGTTTTCGAGGAACTGAACCCTGATTTCCTGGAACGGGCTGCAGCCACCGGCCTGGTGGAAATGGCGCCGGACGCCGACGCCACCGTGGAAGACCAGGCCCTCATTGACAGCTTTGTGGTGGCAGTCTGCCCAGCCTGCGGCGGAACCCTGAAGCCCGACTTCGTCTACTTTGGGGAAAACGTCCCCAAGGACCGGGTTGAACGCTCTTACGCCATGGTGGATCAGGCGGCTGCCCTGTTGGTTGCCGGTTCTTCCCTAACGGTGATGAGCGGCCTGCGGTTCGTCAGGCATGCAGCCAAGGAGGACAAGCCCGTGGTCATCATCAACCGGGGTGCCACCCGGGGCGACGACAAGGCAACCATCAAGCTGGAGGCGGGGGTCAGCCAGGCGCTGCAATACCTTGCCGCTGAACTTCCCTCCCTTTAG
- a CDS encoding peroxiredoxin, with protein MTAAVEAASAAVPALGATAPDFELANQYGEPVRLSSFRGQNVALVFYPFAFSGICTGELCEIRDNLGMFKDSNAVVLAVSVDSKFSLRAYAAQEGYEFDLLADFWPHGAVATDYGVFDAGSGMAKRATFIIDSEGKVRYSVVNPRGQARDFNEYRTALADLKRA; from the coding sequence GTGACGGCAGCGGTTGAGGCCGCTTCTGCAGCTGTCCCTGCGCTGGGAGCAACGGCGCCTGACTTCGAGCTCGCCAACCAGTATGGCGAGCCCGTGCGGTTGTCATCCTTCCGCGGGCAAAACGTGGCGCTCGTTTTCTATCCCTTTGCGTTCTCCGGCATCTGCACCGGAGAACTGTGTGAAATACGGGACAACCTGGGCATGTTCAAGGACTCGAACGCAGTGGTCCTGGCAGTGTCCGTTGACAGCAAGTTCAGTCTCCGGGCCTATGCTGCGCAAGAAGGCTACGAGTTCGACCTCCTCGCCGACTTTTGGCCGCATGGCGCGGTGGCCACGGACTACGGAGTGTTCGACGCCGGCAGCGGCATGGCCAAAAGGGCCACCTTCATCATCGATTCCGAAGGCAAAGTCCGCTACAGCGTGGTGAATCCGCGCGGCCAGGCGCGCGACTTCAACGAGTACCGCACCGCCTTGGCGGACTTGAAGCGGGCCTGA
- a CDS encoding DUF3052 domain-containing protein, giving the protein MSEADAATSVNVAEKLGFKNGDLIQEFGYDDDVDFDLRDDIEDLTGSEMLDEDDHEVADAVILWWRDGDGDLVDSLVDSLTTLSENGVVWVLTPKSGRDGYVSPADIQEAAPTAGLHVTTSAGVSKDWSATRLVSRKNK; this is encoded by the coding sequence GTGAGCGAGGCCGACGCCGCCACTTCGGTAAATGTGGCGGAAAAATTGGGTTTCAAAAACGGGGATCTGATTCAGGAGTTCGGTTACGACGACGATGTCGATTTCGACTTGCGTGACGATATTGAGGACCTCACCGGCTCCGAGATGCTGGACGAGGACGACCATGAAGTGGCGGACGCCGTCATCCTCTGGTGGCGCGACGGCGACGGGGACCTGGTGGACAGCCTGGTGGATTCCCTCACCACCCTGAGCGAAAACGGCGTTGTCTGGGTCCTCACCCCCAAATCCGGCAGGGACGGCTACGTCTCGCCCGCAGACATCCAGGAAGCCGCACCAACCGCCGGCCTGCATGTCACCACCTCCGCCGGAGTTTCGAAGGACTGGAGCGCCACGCGCCTGGTCAGCAGGAAGAACAAGTGA
- the aceE gene encoding pyruvate dehydrogenase (acetyl-transferring), homodimeric type, with translation MAAGEDTSHILSGLTNQLPDRDPEETAEWVESLDALIREQGTERAQYIMRSLLQRAGAQSVGVPMVTTTDYVNTIPVDQEAEFPGNEEYERRYRAYMRWNAAVMVHRAQRPDIGVGGHISTYAGAATLYEVGFNHFFRGKDHPGGGDQVFFQGHASPGMYARAFMEGRLSEEDLDGFRQEKSRQGHALSSYPHPRLMPHFWEFPTVSMGIGPMNAIYQAQNNRYLHNRGLKDTSDQQVWAFLGDGEMDEPESRGLLQLAANENLDNLNFVINCNLQRLDGPVRGNGKIMQELEAFFRGAGWNVIKVVWGREWDDLLTRDTDGSLVKIMNETVDGDYQTYKAESGGFVREHFFGKTPQTKDLVADLTDDQIWNLKRGGHDYRKVYAAYKAATEFKGKPTVILAHTVKGYGLGPHFEGRNATHQMKKLTLDDLKKFRDHLRIPVTDEQLEKDSYRPPYYHPGNDAPEIKYMMERRAALGGSVPERRNTHAEIVLPEAKSYEVAKRGSGKQMAATTMAFVRLLKDLMRDKNFGKHIAPIIPDEARTFGMDAFFPTAKIYNPKGQNYLSVDRDLVLAYKESPAGQLIHPGINEAGAVAAFTAAGTSYATHGIPLVPVYVFYSMFGFQRTGDAFWAAADQMTRGFIIGATAGRTTLTGEGLQHADGHSPLLASTNPAVLTYDPAYGYEIGHIVRSGLERMYGENSTDKNVMYYLTVYNEPIIQPAEPENLDVEGVIKGIYLLAPAKIDGPRTQILASGVSVPWALEAQRVLADDWNVSADVWSVTSWNELRRDGLAAEEEAFLNPGQPTRVPFVTQQLEGATGPIVAVSDYMKAVPDQIRQFVPNEYATLGADGFGFSDTRAAARRYFKNDTHSVVVRALEMLARRGEVDVDAPVKAIEKYKLLNVNAGTTGNAGGEA, from the coding sequence GTGGCTGCAGGAGAAGATACCTCCCATATCCTCAGCGGGTTGACTAACCAGCTGCCTGATCGTGATCCGGAAGAGACTGCCGAGTGGGTTGAGTCCCTGGATGCGTTGATCAGGGAACAGGGCACCGAGCGTGCCCAATACATCATGCGGAGCCTGCTGCAGCGCGCGGGTGCGCAGAGCGTGGGTGTGCCGATGGTGACCACCACCGATTACGTGAACACGATCCCGGTGGACCAGGAAGCCGAGTTCCCGGGCAACGAGGAGTACGAGCGCCGCTACCGGGCGTACATGCGGTGGAACGCCGCGGTCATGGTGCACCGGGCGCAGCGGCCCGATATCGGCGTCGGCGGGCACATCTCCACCTACGCCGGGGCCGCGACCCTGTACGAGGTCGGGTTCAACCACTTCTTCCGCGGCAAGGACCACCCCGGCGGCGGGGACCAGGTCTTCTTCCAGGGCCACGCCTCCCCCGGCATGTACGCCCGGGCGTTCATGGAAGGCCGGCTCTCCGAGGAGGACCTGGACGGGTTCCGGCAGGAAAAGTCCCGCCAGGGCCACGCCCTGTCCTCCTACCCGCACCCGCGCCTGATGCCGCACTTCTGGGAATTCCCCACCGTGTCCATGGGCATCGGGCCGATGAACGCGATCTACCAGGCCCAGAACAACCGCTACCTGCACAACCGGGGCCTGAAAGACACCTCCGACCAGCAGGTCTGGGCGTTCCTGGGCGACGGGGAAATGGACGAACCCGAATCCCGAGGCCTGCTCCAGCTCGCCGCGAACGAGAACCTGGACAACCTGAACTTCGTGATCAACTGCAACCTCCAGCGCCTGGACGGTCCGGTGCGGGGCAACGGCAAGATCATGCAGGAACTCGAAGCGTTCTTCCGCGGCGCGGGCTGGAACGTGATCAAGGTCGTCTGGGGCCGGGAATGGGATGACCTGCTCACCCGCGACACCGACGGTTCCCTGGTGAAAATCATGAACGAAACCGTCGACGGGGACTACCAGACCTACAAGGCCGAATCCGGCGGGTTCGTCCGCGAACACTTCTTCGGCAAAACCCCGCAGACCAAGGACCTCGTCGCGGACCTCACCGACGACCAGATCTGGAACCTCAAACGCGGCGGCCACGACTACCGCAAGGTCTACGCCGCCTACAAAGCAGCCACCGAATTCAAGGGCAAACCCACCGTCATCCTCGCCCACACCGTCAAGGGCTACGGCCTCGGCCCCCACTTCGAAGGCCGCAACGCCACCCACCAGATGAAGAAACTCACTCTGGATGACCTGAAGAAATTCCGCGACCACCTCCGGATCCCCGTCACCGACGAGCAGCTGGAGAAGGACTCATACCGGCCGCCGTACTACCACCCCGGTAACGACGCCCCGGAAATCAAGTACATGATGGAGCGCCGCGCCGCGCTGGGCGGATCAGTCCCGGAGCGCCGCAACACCCACGCCGAAATCGTGCTGCCCGAGGCGAAGTCCTACGAGGTTGCCAAGCGCGGTTCCGGCAAGCAGATGGCCGCCACCACCATGGCGTTCGTCCGGCTCCTCAAGGACCTGATGCGGGACAAGAACTTCGGTAAGCACATCGCCCCGATCATCCCCGACGAAGCCCGCACCTTCGGCATGGATGCGTTCTTCCCCACGGCGAAGATCTACAACCCCAAGGGCCAGAACTACTTGTCGGTGGACCGTGACCTGGTCCTGGCGTACAAGGAATCCCCCGCGGGCCAGCTGATCCACCCCGGGATCAACGAAGCCGGCGCCGTGGCAGCGTTCACCGCCGCCGGAACCTCCTACGCCACCCACGGCATCCCCCTGGTCCCGGTCTACGTGTTCTACTCCATGTTCGGCTTCCAGCGCACCGGCGACGCCTTCTGGGCCGCCGCGGACCAAATGACCCGCGGCTTCATCATCGGCGCCACCGCAGGACGGACCACCCTCACCGGCGAAGGCCTCCAGCACGCCGACGGCCACTCCCCCCTGCTGGCCTCCACCAACCCCGCCGTCCTCACCTACGACCCCGCCTATGGCTACGAGATCGGACACATCGTCCGCTCCGGCCTGGAACGGATGTACGGGGAGAACTCCACGGACAAGAACGTCATGTACTACCTCACCGTGTACAACGAACCCATCATCCAGCCCGCAGAACCCGAGAACCTCGACGTCGAAGGCGTCATCAAGGGCATCTACCTGCTCGCTCCGGCAAAGATCGACGGTCCCCGCACCCAGATCCTCGCCTCCGGCGTCTCCGTGCCCTGGGCCCTCGAAGCCCAGCGCGTGCTGGCCGATGACTGGAACGTCTCCGCCGACGTCTGGTCCGTGACCTCCTGGAACGAACTGCGCCGCGACGGCCTCGCCGCCGAAGAGGAAGCCTTCCTCAACCCCGGCCAACCCACCCGCGTCCCCTTCGTCACCCAGCAACTCGAAGGAGCCACCGGCCCCATCGTCGCCGTGTCCGACTACATGAAGGCCGTCCCGGACCAGATCCGGCAATTCGTCCCCAACGAATACGCCACCCTCGGCGCCGACGGCTTCGGCTTCTCCGACACCCGCGCAGCAGCCCGCCGCTACTTCAAAAACGACACCCACTCCGTGGTGGTCCGTGCCCTTGAAATGCTGGCGCGCCGCGGTGAGGTGGATGTCGACGCACCGGTGAAGGCGATCGAGAAGTACAAGCTGCTCAACGTCAACGCCGGCACCACCGGCAACGCCGGAGGCGAAGCCTAG
- a CDS encoding PucR family transcriptional regulator: protein MPAPASPSSKRKPPAPKVTPEKSETLKQLRANVGQLSTTTMRKLEQSLPWYSRLSADERSALGMVAQNGIAAFVTWYERPSSPSWILTDVFGTAPTELTRSISLQKALQLIRIVVEVVEDQVPVIAPEADQPSLREAVLRYSREVAFAAADVYARAAESRGSWDTRLEALIVDAILRGENTDALRSRIAALGWKAQERFTVMVGNSPSEPSASYVSELRRMAGRYAEDALVGIQGDRLILILGGVQDRETAYVKLSDMFAPGPVVYGPEASSLLEASGSAQSAFAGLTAARAWPSAPRPVAADDLLPERVISGDDAARRSLVKNIYRPLLAASNGLVETLGTYLELGHSLEATARELFVHANTVRYRLKRVCDVTGWDPLLPREAFVLQAALVVGRLSAPPKAATERQASRNQA, encoded by the coding sequence ATGCCAGCACCAGCAAGCCCGTCTTCGAAGCGGAAACCGCCCGCGCCGAAGGTCACCCCGGAGAAGTCCGAGACCCTTAAGCAGCTCCGGGCCAACGTGGGACAACTCTCCACCACCACCATGCGCAAGCTTGAGCAGTCGCTGCCGTGGTACAGCCGGCTCAGCGCTGACGAGCGGTCGGCGCTGGGCATGGTGGCGCAGAACGGAATCGCGGCCTTTGTCACCTGGTATGAGCGGCCCAGTTCGCCGTCATGGATCCTCACCGATGTATTCGGGACTGCTCCCACTGAACTGACCCGTTCCATCAGCCTCCAGAAGGCGCTGCAGCTGATCAGGATCGTGGTGGAGGTGGTGGAGGACCAGGTTCCGGTCATCGCACCGGAGGCAGACCAGCCATCACTTCGGGAGGCGGTGCTGCGCTACTCGCGGGAGGTGGCCTTTGCCGCCGCGGATGTATACGCAAGGGCGGCCGAATCCCGCGGATCCTGGGACACGCGCCTGGAAGCTTTGATCGTGGATGCGATCCTGCGCGGCGAAAACACCGACGCCCTGCGCTCACGCATTGCCGCGCTTGGCTGGAAGGCACAGGAACGGTTCACGGTCATGGTGGGCAATTCACCGTCCGAACCCAGCGCCAGTTACGTCAGCGAGCTGCGCCGAATGGCCGGACGGTACGCCGAGGATGCGCTGGTGGGAATCCAGGGCGACCGGCTGATCCTCATCCTCGGCGGGGTCCAGGACCGCGAAACCGCCTACGTGAAGCTCAGCGACATGTTCGCCCCCGGCCCCGTGGTCTACGGCCCGGAGGCCAGCTCGCTCCTGGAGGCCAGCGGCTCTGCCCAATCAGCGTTTGCCGGGTTGACCGCAGCCCGGGCCTGGCCCTCCGCGCCCCGTCCGGTGGCCGCCGATGACCTGCTGCCGGAACGGGTTATTTCCGGAGACGATGCTGCCCGCCGCTCCCTGGTGAAGAACATCTACCGGCCGCTGCTGGCGGCTTCCAACGGCCTGGTGGAAACGCTGGGAACGTACCTGGAGCTGGGCCACTCGCTGGAGGCCACGGCGCGTGAACTCTTCGTCCACGCCAACACCGTCCGGTACCGCCTGAAGCGGGTCTGCGACGTCACGGGCTGGGACCCGCTGCTGCCGCGTGAGGCCTTCGTGCTGCAGGCGGCACTGGTGGTGGGCCGTCTTTCAGCCCCGCCCAAGGCCGCCACGGAGCGGCAGGCTTCCCGGAACCAGGCCTGA
- a CDS encoding ACP S-malonyltransferase yields the protein MLAIVCPGQGSQTPGFLAPWLELPSVAGQLASLSDIAGIDLIAHGTTSDEETIKDTAVAQPLIVAAGLVTAASLFDVELSSLPVILAGHSVGEITAAALAGVLTEQEAMTFVRERANSMAAAAAVTPTGMSAVVGGDPAEVLAAIEASGAAPANVNGAGQTVAAGTFEQLKALADNPPAKARVISLKVAGAFHTSHMAPAVDALKALEPKLNPVAPKVPLLSNYDGGEVTDGGAAVESLIAQVSRPVRWDLCMETMVKRGVTGLIELAPAGTLAGLAKRGMPGVKTVAVKTPDDLSAALALFAELEGNA from the coding sequence GTGCTTGCAATAGTCTGCCCTGGACAGGGCTCGCAGACCCCGGGTTTTCTGGCCCCTTGGCTGGAACTACCCTCGGTGGCAGGCCAGCTGGCCTCCCTGAGTGACATCGCAGGCATTGACCTGATAGCCCATGGGACCACCTCCGACGAGGAAACCATCAAGGACACTGCCGTGGCGCAGCCCCTGATCGTTGCCGCGGGGCTGGTTACTGCTGCTTCGCTCTTCGATGTTGAACTCAGTTCCCTCCCGGTGATCCTCGCCGGCCACTCCGTGGGTGAGATCACCGCCGCCGCCCTCGCCGGCGTGCTGACGGAGCAGGAAGCGATGACGTTCGTGCGGGAGCGCGCCAACAGCATGGCTGCCGCGGCAGCCGTCACCCCCACCGGCATGAGCGCCGTCGTCGGCGGCGACCCTGCTGAGGTGCTTGCCGCGATCGAGGCTTCCGGCGCTGCCCCGGCGAATGTCAACGGCGCCGGCCAGACCGTTGCCGCAGGTACGTTTGAACAGCTCAAGGCGCTGGCTGACAACCCGCCCGCCAAGGCGCGCGTCATTTCCCTTAAAGTCGCCGGCGCCTTCCACACCAGCCACATGGCGCCTGCCGTGGACGCCCTGAAGGCCCTGGAGCCCAAGCTGAACCCCGTGGCGCCCAAGGTGCCCCTGCTGTCCAATTACGACGGCGGGGAAGTCACCGACGGAGGTGCCGCCGTCGAAAGCCTGATCGCCCAGGTGTCCCGCCCGGTGCGCTGGGACCTCTGCATGGAAACCATGGTGAAGCGCGGCGTCACAGGGCTTATCGAGCTCGCTCCCGCAGGCACGCTGGCCGGACTCGCCAAGCGCGGGATGCCCGGCGTCAAGACCGTTGCGGTCAAGACCCCCGACGACCTTTCCGCCGCGCTGGCACTCTTCGCAGAACTGGAGGGCAACGCATGA